A portion of the Meriones unguiculatus strain TT.TT164.6M chromosome 14, Bangor_MerUng_6.1, whole genome shotgun sequence genome contains these proteins:
- the Zscan2 gene encoding zinc finger and SCAN domain-containing protein 2 isoform X1 yields the protein MAAEVPAMTAPLSPLVQVPQDEDEQAEVTTMILEDDSWVQEAVLQEDGPESEPFPQSAGKGSPQEEGAAGGPQGALVRFRELCRRWLRPEVHTKEQMLTVLPREIQAWLQEHRPESSEEAVALVEDLTQTFRSSDFEIQSENGENLNQDMFEDAESHEMFLKIPGGQGPQSDGESDCERDCGSGAAQGRAPGEAHRDRPSGGREAGQLIGLQGTYLGEKPYECSQCGKTFSRKSHLITHARTHTGEKYYKCAECGKSFSDGSNFSRHQTTHTGEKPYKCRDCGKSFSRSANLITHQRIHTGEKPFQCAECGKSFSRSPNLIAHQRTHTGEKPYSCPECGKSFGNRSSLNTHRGIHTGEKPYACRECGESFSYNSNLIRHQRIHTGEKPYACADCGQSFSQSSALITHRRTHTGERPYQCAECGKSFSRSSNLATHRRTHLPEKPYRCGLCGKGFSQSSSLIAHQGVHTGEKPYECPTCGESFSWSSNLAKHQRTHTGERPHECGQCGRRFGQRSQLAAHQRTHTGERPHRCLLCGKSFSRGSVLLMHQRAHRGDKPYRCPECGKGFSWNSVLIIHQRTHTGEKPYKCPDCGKGFSNSSNFITHQRTHLREKLS from the exons ATGGCAGCCGAAGTTCCTGCAATGACAGCTCCTCTCAGCCCTTTGGTTCAGGTACCTCAAGACGAAGATGAACAGGCGGAGGTTACCACTATGATCCTGGAGGATGACTCATGGGTGCAGGAAGCAGTGCTGCAGGAGGATGGCCCTGAGTCCGAGCCCTTTCCCCAGAGTGCTGGAAAGGGCAGCCCACAGGAGGAAGGTGCAGCTGGGGGACCTCAGGGTGCACTTGTCCGGTTTCGGGAGCTCTGTCGACGCTGGCTGAGGCCAGAGGTGCACACGAAGGAGCAGATGTTGACCGTGCTGCCAAGGGAgattcaggcctggctgcaagaGCACCGGCCAGAGAGCAGCGAGGAGGCTGTGGCTCTGGTGGAAGACTTGACCCAGACCTTTCGGAGCAGTG ATTTTGAGATTCAGAGTGAGAATGGGGAGAACTTAAATCAGGACATGTTTGAGGATGCAGAATCGCACGAGATGTTCTTGAAAATACCCGGAGGTCAAGGTCCGCAATCCGATGGGGAGAGTGACTGTGAGAGAGACTGTGGCTCCGGGGCCGCCCAGGGAAGGGCCCCCGGCGAGGCCCACAGGGACAGGCCATCCGGAGGAAGGGAGGCTGGCCAGCTGATAGGCCTGCAGGGCACCTACCTGGGCGAGAAGCCTTACGAGTGTTCCCAGTGCGGGAAAACGTTCAGCCGGAAGTCCCACCTCATCACACATGCACGGACCCACACGGGAGAGAAGTACTACAAGTGCGCCGAGTGCGGGAAGAGCTTTAGCGACGGCTCCAACTTCAGCCGACACCAGACCACCCACAcgggagagaagccttacaagtGCAGGGACTGCGGGAAGAGCTTCAGCCGGAGCGCCAACCTCATCACCCACCAGAGGATCCATACGGGCGAGAAGCCGTTCCAGTGCGCCGAGTGCGGCAAGAGCTTCAGCCGGAGCCCCAACCTCATCGCGCACCAGCGCACGCACACGGGCGAGAAGCCCTACTCCTGCCCCGAGTGCGGCAAGAGCTTCGGCAACCGCTCCAGCCTCAACACGCACCGGGGCATCCACACGGGCGAGAAGCCCTACGCCTGCCGGGAGTGCGGCGAGAGCTTCAGCTACAACTCCAACCTGATCCGCCACCAGCGGATCCACACGGGGGAGAAGCCGTACGCGTGCGCCGACTGCGGCCAGAGCTTCAGCCAGAGCTCGGCGCTCATCACGCACCGGCGCACGCACACGGGCGAGAGGCCCTACCAGTGCGCCGAGTGCGGCAAGAGCTTCAGCCGCAGCTCCAACCTGGCCACGCACCGGCGCACGCACCTGCCGGAGAAGCCCTACCGCTGCGGCCTGTGCGGCAAGGGCTTCAGCCAGAGCTCCAGCCTCATCGCGCACCAGGGCGTGCACACGGGCGAGAAGCCCTACGAGTGCCCAACGTGCGGCGAGAGCTTCAGCTGGAGCTCCAACCTGGCCAAGCACCAGCGCACGCACACTGGGGAGCGGCCCCACGAGTGCGGCCAGTGCGGCCGGCGCTTCGGCCAGCGCTCGCAGCTGGCGGCGCACCAGCGCACGCACACGGGCGAGAGGCCCCACCGCTGCCTCCTGTGCGGCAAGAGCTTCAGCCGGGGCTCCGTGCTGCTGATGCACCAGCGGGCCCACCGCGGGGACAAGCCCTACCGCTGCCCCGAGTGCGGCAAGGGCTTCAGCTGGAACTCCGTCCTCATCATACACCAGCGCACCCACACCGGGGAGAAGCCCTACAAGTGCCCCGACTGCGGCAAGGGCTTCAGCAACAGCTCCAACTTCATCACTCACCAGAGGACTCACCTCAGAGAGAAACTTAGCTGA
- the Zscan2 gene encoding zinc finger and SCAN domain-containing protein 2 isoform X2: MKQPLHLPSHLLGPAAAPDFEIQSENGENLNQDMFEDAESHEMFLKIPGGQGPQSDGESDCERDCGSGAAQGRAPGEAHRDRPSGGREAGQLIGLQGTYLGEKPYECSQCGKTFSRKSHLITHARTHTGEKYYKCAECGKSFSDGSNFSRHQTTHTGEKPYKCRDCGKSFSRSANLITHQRIHTGEKPFQCAECGKSFSRSPNLIAHQRTHTGEKPYSCPECGKSFGNRSSLNTHRGIHTGEKPYACRECGESFSYNSNLIRHQRIHTGEKPYACADCGQSFSQSSALITHRRTHTGERPYQCAECGKSFSRSSNLATHRRTHLPEKPYRCGLCGKGFSQSSSLIAHQGVHTGEKPYECPTCGESFSWSSNLAKHQRTHTGERPHECGQCGRRFGQRSQLAAHQRTHTGERPHRCLLCGKSFSRGSVLLMHQRAHRGDKPYRCPECGKGFSWNSVLIIHQRTHTGEKPYKCPDCGKGFSNSSNFITHQRTHLREKLS, from the exons ATGAAGCAACCACTGCATCTGCCATCTCACCTTCTTGGCCCAGCTGCAGCTCCAG ATTTTGAGATTCAGAGTGAGAATGGGGAGAACTTAAATCAGGACATGTTTGAGGATGCAGAATCGCACGAGATGTTCTTGAAAATACCCGGAGGTCAAGGTCCGCAATCCGATGGGGAGAGTGACTGTGAGAGAGACTGTGGCTCCGGGGCCGCCCAGGGAAGGGCCCCCGGCGAGGCCCACAGGGACAGGCCATCCGGAGGAAGGGAGGCTGGCCAGCTGATAGGCCTGCAGGGCACCTACCTGGGCGAGAAGCCTTACGAGTGTTCCCAGTGCGGGAAAACGTTCAGCCGGAAGTCCCACCTCATCACACATGCACGGACCCACACGGGAGAGAAGTACTACAAGTGCGCCGAGTGCGGGAAGAGCTTTAGCGACGGCTCCAACTTCAGCCGACACCAGACCACCCACAcgggagagaagccttacaagtGCAGGGACTGCGGGAAGAGCTTCAGCCGGAGCGCCAACCTCATCACCCACCAGAGGATCCATACGGGCGAGAAGCCGTTCCAGTGCGCCGAGTGCGGCAAGAGCTTCAGCCGGAGCCCCAACCTCATCGCGCACCAGCGCACGCACACGGGCGAGAAGCCCTACTCCTGCCCCGAGTGCGGCAAGAGCTTCGGCAACCGCTCCAGCCTCAACACGCACCGGGGCATCCACACGGGCGAGAAGCCCTACGCCTGCCGGGAGTGCGGCGAGAGCTTCAGCTACAACTCCAACCTGATCCGCCACCAGCGGATCCACACGGGGGAGAAGCCGTACGCGTGCGCCGACTGCGGCCAGAGCTTCAGCCAGAGCTCGGCGCTCATCACGCACCGGCGCACGCACACGGGCGAGAGGCCCTACCAGTGCGCCGAGTGCGGCAAGAGCTTCAGCCGCAGCTCCAACCTGGCCACGCACCGGCGCACGCACCTGCCGGAGAAGCCCTACCGCTGCGGCCTGTGCGGCAAGGGCTTCAGCCAGAGCTCCAGCCTCATCGCGCACCAGGGCGTGCACACGGGCGAGAAGCCCTACGAGTGCCCAACGTGCGGCGAGAGCTTCAGCTGGAGCTCCAACCTGGCCAAGCACCAGCGCACGCACACTGGGGAGCGGCCCCACGAGTGCGGCCAGTGCGGCCGGCGCTTCGGCCAGCGCTCGCAGCTGGCGGCGCACCAGCGCACGCACACGGGCGAGAGGCCCCACCGCTGCCTCCTGTGCGGCAAGAGCTTCAGCCGGGGCTCCGTGCTGCTGATGCACCAGCGGGCCCACCGCGGGGACAAGCCCTACCGCTGCCCCGAGTGCGGCAAGGGCTTCAGCTGGAACTCCGTCCTCATCATACACCAGCGCACCCACACCGGGGAGAAGCCCTACAAGTGCCCCGACTGCGGCAAGGGCTTCAGCAACAGCTCCAACTTCATCACTCACCAGAGGACTCACCTCAGAGAGAAACTTAGCTGA